The stretch of DNA GTGGTTCGTCACCACTCCCTCGAACACAGTGCCTTCGAACACGCGGTAGAGCCTCCCCTGAAAGCCATCGAAGTCATACGCCGCAGTGGGGTCGCGCTGGGTTGTGGAACGCCGGTCTGAGACGCTCTGAAGCCCTTCCGAGCCTCCTGGAGCTCCGTTCCGGGCCGACAATGCATTCAGGACTCCGCCCGGCTCGTCTGACGCCACTGGAGACCCTTCTGCTTCTCCTCTGGCTACATCCTGGCCCTCTGCACGGTCCGCGAGCACCCCGCTTGCTTTGCCGGAGCTGGTTCCCTGCCCTGCCGAGCTGGAGAAGTCGATCGCTACCGTGTCGCTGGCAAGAGCCTGCTGGTGCTGTTGTTCCCGGAGCAATGCTTTTTGCTTTGCCTGGGCTTGGGCCTCCGACACCCCGGAGGTCTTCTGCGGGGCGTTGGGATTGTTGCTGCCGTACATGGCCTGGCGCTGGGCCGGGGTCATGGCCGGGGCGGTGGCAGATTCGGGGCCGGGGGTCTCCTGCTGCTGCTGTAGGATCGCTGCTTGTGCGGCGATTTCCTGCTGGCGTAGCAGCTCGGCCTGGTCGTGCTGGGCCTGACGTGCCTGGGCAGCCTGGAAAGAATTCACCTGACCGGAATCGCTGACGACGGGCTTGCTCGGCAGGGCGCTTTTCGCGGGTTGGTTTTTGGCGTGACCGCTTGCGAGATTGCCGACGTTGGCAATCCCGATGATGCCGACGACAACACACGCTCCAATGACGAGGGGCTTCGAAGTCTTGAGCGGTGCGGTGGCCTGCGGCTGGCCCGGAACGGTCGGGTTGTGGTCGGGCGTGGAAAGATCGTTATGCTCATCAACCATGGCTAGTTCACCCCCTGCCGCTTGAAATCAACCCGCTGCTTGCCGATGGTGAGGTAGCCCTGGAGCATGGTCTTGTCCACGGTGTAGAGGCCGTCGTTGTAGCTCCAGTTGATGAGGCTTCCCTTCCCATCTTTCAACTCGTAGAGGACCGGCGTTTCCTGGAACTTGCCGCGCAGATAGGTGAACTTGTCGTCCCGCCAGACTTCCTGAAGTCCCAACCCATCGGCCTTCTTGCGGTCCCATGCGTAATCGAAGTGGAGCTGGCCGGGATACTGGCTGCGATAGCTCTCGGCCTTCGCCTCTGCCTGCTTCCGCTCCGTCGCCTCCTTTGCCTCTGCCTCGGCTGCCTCGCGCTTCGCCTTGTCCAGCTCGGCGGCAGGCACGAACACGGGTAGGGTCACCAGCTTTTCCTTCCCGGCCTGGTCGCCCGGCGAGATGAACACCTTGGAGTCGTAGTGTGGATCTGCGTCGGCAGAGACCTCGCGGAGCTGCAGCGTGTACTCATTGCCGTGGTCCGATACGATATGCACGTCGGTTGTGCTGTTCGCCACCTTGGGCTTGATGGAGATGAACCGGCTAGCGACGTGCCCGCCGTCGAATACCCAGCTCGACGTATCGCCTCCGAACACCGTCGCAACCTTCTCTTCGGCTGGCAACAAAATCAGGGTGGATTGAAGTAAACCGGTGCGGATGACGGGGGGCGCTTCGGTCTCCGCGATGACGATGCTCCGGGGCGCATTGGCCTGGATGCGAGGCTTGGTTGTGACGGTCTGACTCAGGGCCGGAATCGCAGCGGAACCGGTGAGCAGGAGCGCGGTCAGGATGTTCTTGGAAGTCTTCATTACGCCTGTTCTCCATTCGCGAAGCGCTCGATGCCTTCGGTGAGGCCATACTTCTCGACCAGCTTCGACCGGCGAACGCGGTCCTTCGGGCGGGTCGAAAACTTGGCGTAGCTGCGGTTGTCAAGATTCAGGGTCACCACCTTGGTGAGCCCGTCGCGGCGCACGTACAGCGCTTCCCTCTCCCGCAGCGACTCGAATAGATCAAGCTGCTGGGTCGTGAGTTTGAATAGCTCGCCGTAGAACTTCCGGTTGAAGGTGGCATCGGGCAGAAACAGGAACGACGTGCATGAGTTCACGATGCTGTCCGCATTCGCGCCCAGGTCGTTCGCACTCTGACCGATGAGTGTGACACCGCCCAGGTTCTTGCGGACGGTCTTGATGGAAGCGAGAGCAGCGTCGAGAAGCTGCGAGTTCTTCATGGCCGAGAACAATTCCTCGATCATGATGTGCTTGGGAACGCCGAGGTTTTTGGGGTCGTACAGGACCTCATTGATCCGGCGCAGCAGCCAGACCATCAACGGCTCTACAAGGTCCGCGTGTTGGCCGGTGATGCCCTGGAAGTCGAAGCATTGCAGGCGTCCCAGCGATAGGCTGTCTTCCACGTTGTCGAACACCGCGTTGTAAAGCCCGCTACCAATCCACTTGGAGAGGTAGCGCTGCAAGTGCTTCGGCAACAGGATCGCGGACAGCCTGCGCAGGTGCCGGTCCAGGTGGTACACGCCTTTGACCGCACCGAACACCGTATCCTCGTCTTCCGGTGTTAGCACAGCACCACCGTTGGTGAGGAGAAGCTTCACAAACGAATGCAGGAATTGCAGGTTGTCCTCATTCGGTTCCAGCGCGAATGGGTTAACGCGCGGACCATCTTTTCCAACCTTGTCGATTCGGCCTCCGTACAGCTCGACCACGGACTCATAGCTGTTGCCGATATCGAAGATGTAGGTAAACCCGCCGTACTTCTGCTCGAAAGCAATCAGGTTATTGCCGTGTATCGACTTGCCCGATCCGGTTGGTCCCAGAATCAGCATGACGCGCACACCGTTCACATACACGTCCTGGAAGAAGGGCGTCCGGGTGCGGGTTTCGAAGACATTCAGATACTCGGAATCGAGGTCTTCGGAGACCGGGTGGCCGATGTGAGGCGCGAACGCGAGAGACATCCTGGCGTGATGATCTTCCCCTAGCCAGAGCGGAAAGACGTTGAAGCGCTGATTGCCCGGGAACATGGTGTAGAACGACGACAGATTCCCCAAAGTCTCCTCCATGACCTGGCACCGGGCTTCGACGAAGACGCGATGGACGGCGGGAATCGCATCGTGCAGCTCGGCCTTGCTCCTCGCTGCCAGCAGCAGCCGCATGGTGTATTCACCCTGCGCCGTTCTGTCGAGCGAATGGATAACCTCGCTCAGCTCATCCACATTTGTTTGCGCAGCCTTGGCCCCGGCTCCCGTTTCAAGTGAAGCGGTGTCCTTGCCGCTCATCACGCGGGTCAGAATGCCGACCTTGAAGAAGCTGATGAACTTCTCCTGGTTCTCAATCTCCTTCCGCGCCGCCGCTCCAGACTTTGGCCGCCAGCTCGTGCAAAGCACGCTGTCGCAGTCGAGTGTCATGAGGCCGGAGAACTGGCAGGGCCGGGACGTGTCCGGCGTGTTCATGAGGGAAAACATCTGCACGTAGCGCTTCCCTACCTGCAAGTGGTCGTTATGCCAGCTCACCGGGCTCTTGACGATCTGCCGGTCCACGCCGGTGTCGCTGCCCAGCCGGTCAAAGTCTGCCCATGGCTCCAGGTTGTAAAGGTAGGAAAAGAACGCGAACGCCTCGGCTTTGAGTAAAAGCCGAATGCCCAGCACCGTGCGCAGATGCTCCTCAAGGATGGTTGCAGCCTTTTCCAGGTTGCGAAGCATCCGAGCGTTCTCCCCGGCGTTCTCATGTGGCTTCTTCTTGAGCGCCGCGGTCTTCGGAGGTTCAACAGTCAAACACCAATACAGGTCGATACGTCGGAAACCCGCCCGCTGGTCTAGAAAGTTCAGGCGGTCGCTGACGAACTTCGCAGTGACGGCACTAGCGTACTGACTCTGTCGTGGCAGGTCGTAGCCGTTCAGCACCCGGCAATATTCATAAAGGCAGGAGTGCTCAGGCATGCCGCGCAACGCACCCTGAATCATGCGGACGCGGGACTCTAACTCCTGATCGGTCAGGCTCTCCTCGTCCGCTCCGCGAAGCGAAAAGACGCAGCCGTATCCACCACCCTTCAGGGCAAATATGGTCGGGGTTAGAAAGCGTGAAATCGGAACGATGGAACACGCGGCACCGGCCTTCGTGTACCAGGGCGTGAGCTTGGGGTCGTTAGTCGCTTTTGCGAGGATCATAGTAGCTC from Granulicella tundricola MP5ACTX9 encodes:
- a CDS encoding TrbI/VirB10 family protein; translated protein: MVDEHNDLSTPDHNPTVPGQPQATAPLKTSKPLVIGACVVVGIIGIANVGNLASGHAKNQPAKSALPSKPVVSDSGQVNSFQAAQARQAQHDQAELLRQQEIAAQAAILQQQQETPGPESATAPAMTPAQRQAMYGSNNPNAPQKTSGVSEAQAQAKQKALLREQQHQQALASDTVAIDFSSSAGQGTSSGKASGVLADRAEGQDVARGEAEGSPVASDEPGGVLNALSARNGAPGGSEGLQSVSDRRSTTQRDPTAAYDFDGFQGRLYRVFEGTVFEGVVTNHIDGALAGPMIVMLTTDYYSHDHQQLLFPQGTRLIGNVQSVGASGQRKLMVTFNRAICPDGFSLDLNRFTGLDPLGTTGLATSVNNHYLSSFVAAAAVGGIGGLAQVGNSGSVLDSGTQIRNGISSQTAAESEQVLNKFLSRLPVITVKEGSRARVYINQDFLVPSYAEHRVDPTL
- a CDS encoding TrbG/VirB9 family P-type conjugative transfer protein; translation: MKTSKNILTALLLTGSAAIPALSQTVTTKPRIQANAPRSIVIAETEAPPVIRTGLLQSTLILLPAEEKVATVFGGDTSSWVFDGGHVASRFISIKPKVANSTTDVHIVSDHGNEYTLQLREVSADADPHYDSKVFISPGDQAGKEKLVTLPVFVPAAELDKAKREAAEAEAKEATERKQAEAKAESYRSQYPGQLHFDYAWDRKKADGLGLQEVWRDDKFTYLRGKFQETPVLYELKDGKGSLINWSYNDGLYTVDKTMLQGYLTIGKQRVDFKRQGVN
- a CDS encoding VirB4 family type IV secretion system protein, producing the protein MILAKATNDPKLTPWYTKAGAACSIVPISRFLTPTIFALKGGGYGCVFSLRGADEESLTDQELESRVRMIQGALRGMPEHSCLYEYCRVLNGYDLPRQSQYASAVTAKFVSDRLNFLDQRAGFRRIDLYWCLTVEPPKTAALKKKPHENAGENARMLRNLEKAATILEEHLRTVLGIRLLLKAEAFAFFSYLYNLEPWADFDRLGSDTGVDRQIVKSPVSWHNDHLQVGKRYVQMFSLMNTPDTSRPCQFSGLMTLDCDSVLCTSWRPKSGAAARKEIENQEKFISFFKVGILTRVMSGKDTASLETGAGAKAAQTNVDELSEVIHSLDRTAQGEYTMRLLLAARSKAELHDAIPAVHRVFVEARCQVMEETLGNLSSFYTMFPGNQRFNVFPLWLGEDHHARMSLAFAPHIGHPVSEDLDSEYLNVFETRTRTPFFQDVYVNGVRVMLILGPTGSGKSIHGNNLIAFEQKYGGFTYIFDIGNSYESVVELYGGRIDKVGKDGPRVNPFALEPNEDNLQFLHSFVKLLLTNGGAVLTPEDEDTVFGAVKGVYHLDRHLRRLSAILLPKHLQRYLSKWIGSGLYNAVFDNVEDSLSLGRLQCFDFQGITGQHADLVEPLMVWLLRRINEVLYDPKNLGVPKHIMIEELFSAMKNSQLLDAALASIKTVRKNLGGVTLIGQSANDLGANADSIVNSCTSFLFLPDATFNRKFYGELFKLTTQQLDLFESLREREALYVRRDGLTKVVTLNLDNRSYAKFSTRPKDRVRRSKLVEKYGLTEGIERFANGEQA